Part of the Spirochaeta lutea genome is shown below.
GGCTGACCATCTACCAGGCCTACCATAATTTCCTGGAGCCCTACCGCATCAAGCACTACCGCCGGGGTGATACCCGCACCCGGGCCGAACACATGGGTCTGAGCCGGGACCGGCTGACAGCAATCATCCGGGAGTTGTGGGGGCGGCGGCCGTTTCGGGGTAAGCTGTCTCTCTGGACGGAGGAATTGAGGACCTGGAATATGAAGTGGCGTAATCCCGGGGTGGACTTCGGGACCTACGTGCCGAAGTACATTTCGGCGTGATGAGGCGGGTGTGCTCTGGGGGTTGCAGAGGGCCAAAAAAAGTTACAGGCTTTTGCGCACTATGGATTTTTTCCCGGGTGGCACCAGAGTTTTTGGGGAATTCAGTCTGGGGTCTTCCAGCGACCTGCCTGAAGTATGATTCCCGCAAGGACTGCAACCTCTATGACCGCCACAATGATATAGTGGGGCAAAAGACTTCCTCCCCCCACCACGTAGACGATGGTAAAGATAGCCGCTGCAATATTTGCTATCCGGGCGGCCCGGTGGGGTAATGTCCAAGAGAGCAGGATCATCAAAATGGGTATGTTGGTCAGCACCGCCGCCACGGCCATAACTGTTTGCACGTCTCCGGGCAGTTGAAGCACCGAACCCTCCACGATTTCCACCATTATTGAAAATATGTCGTTGAAGATCATATTGAGCATGACCACAATCCAGAGCAATGAAAGCCGGATTCGAATATTCTGCAGTTGCATTCGCATCTCCTTGTTCGGGGTTTTGTGCCCCAGTCTTGTTTTACGGAAATGGTAATGCCTTCTGCCAAATCAGACATTGATCTGGGTTAAGAAATTCATTGTCCACGAAAGGTATTTTAACTCCGCCAGATATAGAAGCATAGTCTGGTAGCATGCTCAGGGATGACGTTGCGGGCATGAAACGAGACGACCTCTTGCACACTACCTCAAAAATTTACCCCGGCTAATACGCCGCCGGATCCGGCTGAGGGACTCAGGGCGGATCCCCAGGTAGCTGGCAATATAATACTGAGGGACGCGCTGAAGAAGATCAGGACGAGACTCCACCAGGTCCCGGTAGCGCTCCTCGGGGGTCGAGCTGCGGTACCGGCTCAAAGCCCCTTGGAGCTTGGCAGACATGACCTCCGCCAGGGTGAGGCAAACGTGTTTCAGCTGGGGATACTCAGCGAGCATCCTTTCCTCCTGCTCCCGGGTATGCCCCACCAACATACAATCCTCCATACACTCCAGACTGTGGCTGGAAGGCTCGCCGGTTCCGAACTCCAGGGGCAAGACGGGATCCTCTTCAATGAAAAAATCAAGCGTCTTATCCTCTCCATTCTTCAGGGTGAAGCTACGCAGGCAGCCCCGGAGCACAAAAAAGGCTCGCCGGGCCTTGTCTCCCTGGCGTAGTACCAGGGTTCCCCGGGGATAACTCTGCACCAGTGAACTTTGATCCAATTGGGTATAGAGATCCGGAGTAAGTTCCAGATATTCGGCTAAAAAATCTCTTAACAGGTCGCTCATGGCCGGTCCGGTAATCCTTTTATAGTGCGCAAAAGCCTGTAACCTACACCACATATGGGGGTGCTGCCCGGAGCCCAGCCCCTGGGATAGCGCAAGGGCTGGGCAAAGGTACAACCTTTTACGCACTACAATAGTCTATATGCGAATGCTAGCACATTGTAGTACAATCCATCCATGAGCATACTCTTTATTGTTCTTGGTCTGGGGGGGCTGGTATTCGGAGCCAACCTCTTGGTAGACGGGGCCTCGGCGTTGAGCCGCCGGTTTGGTGTTTCGCCTCTTGTCATCGGCCTAACGGTGGTGGCCTTCGGGACCTCGGCCCCGGAGCTTACGGTTTCCCTGGCGGCTGCTCTTGGGGGGGCCGGGGCTATTTCCTACGGGAATGTGGTGGGATCAAACATCGCCAACATTCTGCTGATTCTGGGACTAACCGCCCTCCTCAGGCCCCTGCAGGTAGGCTCTAGCACGGTACGCTATGAAATTCCCATGGCAATCTTTGCCTCCGTGGCTGTGGTAGCTCTGGGCCTGGACAGCCTGGGTATCCAGGGAGCTGGATCGGCAGCAGATATCCTCAGTCGGGGCGATTCTTTGGTGCTGCTGGGGTTTTTCGGGGTGTTTTTGCTCTACACCTTGGCGAGCGCCCGGAGGGACAGCTCCCTCAGGGAGGGCGCCCAGGCGGCCCCGGCGGTTCGGGGATCCGTACTCTTGCCCATCCTCAAGGTTCTCGGCGGCCTTGCCCTGTTGGTAGTCGGGGGTAAACTCCTGGTTGACGGGGCGGTGGATATTGCCGAAACCCTGGGGGTGAGCCAGCGGATTATCGGACTAACCATTGTTGCGGTGGGCACCAGCATGCCCGAGCTTGCCACCAGCATTGCTGCCGCCCTCAAGGGCGAACAGGATATCGCCGTGGGGAATATCGTCGGCTCCAATATCTTCAATGTATTCTGTATTCTGGGGATTGGCGGTTTGATTACGCCCCTGGAGATTCCCGGCGGCTCCCTGGTAGATTCGGCGGTACATTTGGCAGCATCCCTGATCTTACTGATTTTCGCCCTGGGCGGCGGAGGCAGGCGGCTGGACCGCTGGGAGGGCGGCATCATGCTGGCCGGATTTCTGGGGTATACCCTCTGGCTGGTGTTGTAGAACCTTGTATCCATTCGGACTGCCTCGCTGTGTCCGTTCACCTCTGACTGGTGTTGTAGATCCGCATTGGTGAAGGCTAATGGACCCTGCTCCATGGCCGGATCTCGGGCGTAGGCATCCTTTGGGTAGCAGAGGCAGTAAAATCCCCATACATTTTTAATAAATGATAGGGTTGATACGGCATCCCCGGGCGTATCCTCTCCCCATACAACATTCATACCTGCATAGGGGCACAGGAGGGAGGGAAAGCCCCGGGCTCCCCCTCCCTGAACCAGCTGTTTCAGCAGCAGGTTTTGGTCTTGTCCAGATCCGTCCCTGACGTCCCGCAGCCGCAGCCTTGCTTACCCGATGCCTTTGCCTCCGCATCGGCATTGCAGCATGCATCGACTCCCTGGGGCGCAGGACCGCCGCAGCATGTTTCTTGGCGTTCCTGCCGTACCTGAACCAGTGAATCCTTGTTTTGTTCCATGGATTCCGCCTCCTTTGTTATTGGTACCCGGGTAGACGGTGGGAAACGAAAAAGGATGCAGAATCACCCACAACCACAATCCCCTTGACGAGAAGTACAGTCGGAATCAGACCCTTTAGCATTCTGGAAGTCGATGATGTTCCCGTATCTATCGGTTTCGATGGTGCAACAGTCCAGGAGCATCTCCTTCAGTTTTTGGCGTCCCCGCTGAACCCTGGACTTTGCACCGGAGACGGACAGGCCCAGGCGCTGGCCTACTTTGCGCTGGGTAAGCCCCTGTAATTCAGCCAGGTCGACGGCTTGCCGATACTTGTCCGGGAGCTGGAGGACCATGGGTTTTATGCAGGCGGCGAGTTCCGCGGATTGGTTGGTTCCTTGAGAACGATTAGAGTCCAGGATTTCTGCGGGTAATTCCTCGGTAGGCCGCCGCTTCCGGTAGTAATCGATAATACAATTCCGGGTTATCTGATAGATCCAGGAGCGGATCAGCTGGGTCTGCTGGAGTCCTGATATTCCGGCAGCTATTTTGAGAAACACCTGCTGGATGATATCCTCCACATCCTCCGGGTCTTTCACCCTCTTTGCTACGAAACCCCGGAGTGGCGTATAAAAATCCTTCCACAGTTGTTCAATACTCATGGTTGTCCTCCCTGTCTTCATGGTGGATGGTGGGGGCTTCCCCCGTATACCTATGGACGTAGTAAAAGCTCGAGGGATGCAACCAGGTACATGTCGACGGTGCTCCCCCGGGGCCGGCCCTCGGGTAGGCCCGCTCCCCGGGGCATGGTTCATTCAAATCTCCGTTTTACATGAACCCCTCCACCCTTTGGGCGTAAACCGCAGAGAACCATCCCCTAGATTTTGCGTCCCCTGCCATGGTTTTCCGTCCACAGATCACAGATCACAGATCACAGATCACAGATCACAGATCACAGATCACAGATCGAAAAGGATGTACCTATGCACCCATCATTTCCTATAGCAATTATCGGTGGCGGTCCGGTGGGATTAGCCGCGGCGGCCAACCTGGCGCTTTGGGGCCTACCCTTTACTGTCTTTGAAGCCGGCGAGAAGGTAG
Proteins encoded:
- a CDS encoding DUF6326 family protein gives rise to the protein MQLQNIRIRLSLLWIVVMLNMIFNDIFSIMVEIVEGSVLQLPGDVQTVMAVAAVLTNIPILMILLSWTLPHRAARIANIAAAIFTIVYVVGGGSLLPHYIIVAVIEVAVLAGIILQAGRWKTPD
- a CDS encoding Crp/Fnr family transcriptional regulator, whose protein sequence is MSDLLRDFLAEYLELTPDLYTQLDQSSLVQSYPRGTLVLRQGDKARRAFFVLRGCLRSFTLKNGEDKTLDFFIEEDPVLPLEFGTGEPSSHSLECMEDCMLVGHTREQEERMLAEYPQLKHVCLTLAEVMSAKLQGALSRYRSSTPEERYRDLVESRPDLLQRVPQYYIASYLGIRPESLSRIRRRISRGKFLR
- a CDS encoding calcium/sodium antiporter, which gives rise to MSILFIVLGLGGLVFGANLLVDGASALSRRFGVSPLVIGLTVVAFGTSAPELTVSLAAALGGAGAISYGNVVGSNIANILLILGLTALLRPLQVGSSTVRYEIPMAIFASVAVVALGLDSLGIQGAGSAADILSRGDSLVLLGFFGVFLLYTLASARRDSSLREGAQAAPAVRGSVLLPILKVLGGLALLVVGGKLLVDGAVDIAETLGVSQRIIGLTIVAVGTSMPELATSIAAALKGEQDIAVGNIVGSNIFNVFCILGIGGLITPLEIPGGSLVDSAVHLAASLILLIFALGGGGRRLDRWEGGIMLAGFLGYTLWLVL
- the sigZ gene encoding RNA polymerase sigma factor SigZ: MSIEQLWKDFYTPLRGFVAKRVKDPEDVEDIIQQVFLKIAAGISGLQQTQLIRSWIYQITRNCIIDYYRKRRPTEELPAEILDSNRSQGTNQSAELAACIKPMVLQLPDKYRQAVDLAELQGLTQRKVGQRLGLSVSGAKSRVQRGRQKLKEMLLDCCTIETDRYGNIIDFQNAKGSDSDCTSRQGDCGCG